In one Pseudomonadales bacterium genomic region, the following are encoded:
- a CDS encoding zinc ribbon domain-containing protein — protein sequence MPIYEYKCQSCSHVLEKLQKISDAPLVDCPECGKAELKKQVTAGAFRLSGGGWYETDFKTGSKKNLAGDGAAKETPSAKSDSSVGKDNAGKGGATENKGSKAATVKAE from the coding sequence ATGCCCATCTATGAATATAAATGCCAATCCTGCAGCCATGTGCTGGAGAAACTTCAGAAGATCAGCGACGCACCGCTGGTAGATTGCCCCGAGTGCGGAAAAGCTGAGTTAAAAAAACAGGTTACTGCCGGCGCGTTTCGCTTGAGTGGCGGTGGCTGGTACGAAACCGATTTTAAAACGGGTAGCAAAAAAAATCTGGCGGGAGATGGCGCTGCCAAGGAAACTCCATCCGCCAAATCTGATAGCAGTGTCGGCAAGGATAATGCTGGTAAAGGCGGAGCCACTGAAAACAAGGGTAGCAAAGCTGCCACAGTAAAGGCGGAATAA
- a CDS encoding proline--tRNA ligase yields the protein MRASRFLIATQKETPADAEVISHQLMIRAGMIRKLAAGLYTWLPMGLRVLRKVEAVVRDEMNKAGAQEVSMPVVQPSELWHESGRWEQYGPELLRIYDRHQRDFCLGPTHEEVITDLVRNQIRSYRQLPANFYQIQTKFRDEIRPRFGIMRAREFLMKDAYSFHTSQESLQATYDDMHAAYTAIFTRLGLDFRPVLADTGSIGGSSSHEFHVLASSGEDDIAFSSESNYAANVEMAEALAPAGERPAARAERTEVATPGQHSIDEVAQFLKIDSSQVIKTLLVLGESDSEESSLVALVLRGDHELNAIKAEKLPGVASPLTFASEEQVKQAIHCSVGSIGPVGLEIPVIVDRSAAHLADFVCGANKEGFHLTGVNWERDCTLTRVEDIRNVVPGDPSPDGKGVLDIKRGIEVGHIFQLGTKYSEAMNARVLNEGGKEQTVIMGCYGIGVSRVVAAAIEQNHDENGIIWPDALTPFQIALVPINMHKSEQVRETCEKLYTELQQAGYDVLYMDEEKARLGGMLADVELMGIPHRLVIGDRGLENGTVEYRNRRETENQDIPFNSIAEFLQKVVR from the coding sequence ATGCGAGCCAGCCGTTTCCTGATAGCCACACAAAAAGAGACTCCCGCCGACGCCGAAGTCATCAGCCACCAACTCATGATTCGCGCGGGCATGATCCGCAAACTGGCCGCAGGTCTCTACACCTGGCTGCCGATGGGCCTGCGAGTACTGCGCAAAGTCGAGGCTGTGGTTCGCGATGAGATGAACAAAGCCGGGGCGCAGGAAGTTTCCATGCCTGTTGTTCAGCCTTCGGAGTTATGGCACGAGTCCGGCAGATGGGAACAGTACGGTCCTGAATTACTGCGTATTTACGATCGTCATCAGCGGGATTTTTGCCTGGGGCCAACCCACGAAGAAGTGATTACTGATCTGGTCCGCAATCAGATACGCAGTTACCGCCAGTTACCGGCTAATTTCTACCAGATTCAAACCAAATTCCGCGACGAAATTCGCCCCCGCTTCGGCATTATGCGCGCACGGGAATTTCTGATGAAAGATGCCTATTCCTTTCACACCTCTCAGGAAAGCCTGCAAGCAACTTACGACGACATGCATGCCGCCTACACGGCCATTTTTACAAGACTGGGGTTGGATTTTCGCCCTGTACTGGCAGACACCGGCAGCATTGGTGGCAGTAGCTCTCACGAATTCCATGTACTGGCATCCTCAGGTGAAGACGATATCGCTTTTTCTTCCGAAAGCAATTACGCCGCCAATGTCGAGATGGCTGAAGCATTAGCGCCCGCAGGCGAGCGCCCCGCTGCCCGTGCCGAACGAACAGAAGTGGCCACACCCGGCCAACACAGCATTGATGAAGTCGCTCAATTCCTGAAAATAGATTCATCGCAAGTAATTAAAACCCTGCTGGTTCTGGGTGAATCGGACAGTGAAGAAAGTTCTCTGGTCGCGCTGGTATTGCGCGGCGACCACGAACTGAACGCTATCAAGGCGGAGAAACTGCCCGGTGTTGCATCACCACTCACCTTCGCCAGTGAAGAACAAGTCAAACAGGCCATTCATTGCTCTGTCGGCTCCATCGGACCGGTTGGACTGGAAATCCCGGTCATTGTCGATCGCAGCGCTGCACACCTGGCAGATTTTGTCTGCGGCGCCAACAAAGAGGGTTTTCATCTCACTGGGGTTAACTGGGAGAGGGATTGCACGCTTACACGCGTTGAAGACATTCGCAACGTCGTGCCTGGCGACCCCAGCCCGGACGGCAAGGGCGTACTGGATATCAAACGTGGCATTGAAGTCGGCCATATTTTTCAGCTGGGTACCAAATACAGCGAGGCCATGAACGCCAGGGTTCTCAATGAAGGAGGTAAGGAACAAACGGTGATCATGGGTTGTTACGGCATTGGTGTTAGCCGCGTTGTGGCCGCCGCCATTGAGCAGAATCACGACGAAAACGGCATTATCTGGCCCGATGCCTTGACCCCGTTCCAGATCGCCCTCGTACCCATCAACATGCATAAATCGGAACAGGTTCGCGAAACCTGCGAAAAACTCTACACAGAGCTTCAGCAGGCAGGCTACGATGTGCTGTACATGGATGAAGAGAAAGCGCGGCTCGGTGGCATGTTGGCAGATGTTGAACTAATGGGCATACCCCACCGGCTGGTCATTGGTGATCGCGGACTGGAAAACGGCACGGTGGAATACCGCAACCGCCGCGAAACTGAAAATCAGGATATTCCGTTCAACAGCATCGCGGAGTTTCTGCAAAAGGTTGTCAGATAA
- a CDS encoding HIT domain-containing protein: MFELHPQLEADTVTVGYLPLSRILISKDANYPWFILVPQRADLSEIHHLDQADRQQLFEESCRLSECMVDAFSPDKMNVAALGNVVPQLHVHHIARYKGDPAWPAPVWGVVPARPYQEGALQQRIDLVIELLQGEDFRAA; this comes from the coding sequence ATGTTTGAGCTTCACCCTCAATTAGAAGCAGATACCGTTACAGTGGGTTACCTTCCGCTTTCCAGAATTCTGATAAGCAAGGATGCCAATTACCCCTGGTTTATTCTGGTACCTCAGCGGGCTGATCTTTCCGAAATACACCATCTTGATCAAGCCGATCGACAGCAATTGTTTGAGGAGTCATGTCGGCTGTCGGAGTGCATGGTGGATGCTTTTTCACCCGATAAAATGAATGTGGCCGCACTGGGAAATGTGGTGCCGCAGCTACATGTGCACCATATTGCCCGTTACAAGGGTGATCCGGCCTGGCCTGCGCCGGTCTGGGGCGTTGTGCCTGCCCGTCCGTATCAGGAGGGTGCTTTGCAACAGCGCATTGACCTGGTTATTGAACTGTTGCAAGGCGAGGACTTTCGCGCCGCTTAG
- the aspS gene encoding aspartate--tRNA ligase, with product MRSSYCGVLNKDNIDQEVTLCGWVDRRRDHGGVIFIDLRDREGIVQVVFDPDGGEHFTTADKVRSEYVLRVKGRVRARTESTVNPEMATGDIEVYGLELNILNSSNTPPFPLDEHNKVGEDVRLKYRYLDLRRPEMQHNLRFRSKVTNVIRNYLDERGFLDIETPILTRATPEGARDYLVPSRTHEGKFFALPQSPQLFKQLLMVSGMDRYYQIAKCFRDEDLRADRQPEFTQVDVELSFTTEEEIMAINEEMIRSVFRQVLDVDLGDFPRMPYSEAMARYGSDKPDLRIPLELVDIKDLMTEVDFKVFSGPANDPKGRVTALKIPKGNDLISRKQIDKYTDFVGIYGARGLAYIKVNDRNDMEEGLQSPIVKFLPIDVRASILERTGAETGDLIFFGADSNKVVSEALGALRCKLGEDLNLYTTEWAPLWVVDFPMFEQTDDGAWTSLHHPFTRPACTPEELKADPENALSQAYDMVLNGTELGGGSIRIHNPDMQRSVFHVLGISDEEADEKFGFLIDALQYGCPPHGGLAFGLDRLIMLLTGSKSIRDVIAFPKTQTAACVMTDAPGSVDSKQLRELNIKLREKPAES from the coding sequence ATGCGTTCAAGTTATTGCGGTGTTCTCAATAAGGACAACATCGACCAGGAAGTAACACTTTGCGGGTGGGTCGATCGTCGTCGTGATCACGGTGGTGTCATCTTTATCGACCTGCGTGATCGTGAGGGCATTGTGCAAGTAGTGTTTGACCCTGATGGCGGAGAACACTTTACCACCGCTGATAAGGTTCGTAGTGAATATGTACTGCGAGTGAAGGGTCGTGTTCGTGCGCGCACAGAATCAACCGTGAACCCGGAGATGGCGACTGGCGATATTGAAGTTTACGGGCTAGAGCTGAATATTCTTAATAGTTCAAATACGCCACCTTTCCCGCTGGATGAGCACAATAAAGTAGGCGAAGACGTTCGTCTGAAATACCGCTATCTGGACTTGCGCCGTCCGGAAATGCAACACAACCTGCGTTTTCGCTCCAAGGTTACCAATGTGATTCGTAACTATCTTGATGAGCGCGGATTTCTCGACATTGAAACACCGATTCTGACCAGAGCTACGCCAGAGGGCGCACGTGATTATTTGGTGCCGAGTCGTACCCATGAAGGCAAATTCTTTGCGCTGCCGCAGTCGCCACAACTGTTCAAACAACTGTTGATGGTGTCGGGCATGGACCGCTACTACCAGATTGCCAAGTGCTTTCGCGATGAGGATTTACGGGCTGACCGGCAGCCCGAATTTACCCAGGTGGATGTGGAGCTCTCCTTCACCACAGAAGAAGAGATTATGGCGATTAACGAGGAAATGATTCGCTCAGTATTCAGGCAGGTACTGGATGTTGACCTGGGTGATTTTCCGCGCATGCCCTACAGCGAAGCAATGGCGCGATATGGCAGCGACAAGCCAGATCTGCGTATTCCTCTCGAACTGGTAGACATCAAGGATCTGATGACAGAAGTGGACTTCAAAGTGTTTTCCGGTCCGGCGAACGACCCGAAAGGGCGGGTAACGGCACTGAAAATACCTAAGGGCAATGATCTGATCAGTCGCAAGCAAATTGATAAATACACCGATTTCGTCGGTATCTATGGTGCGCGCGGGCTGGCCTATATCAAAGTGAATGATCGCAATGATATGGAAGAAGGTTTGCAATCTCCCATTGTTAAATTCCTGCCCATTGACGTTCGTGCCTCCATTCTGGAGCGTACCGGGGCAGAAACCGGCGACTTGATTTTCTTTGGTGCTGACAGTAACAAGGTCGTATCCGAAGCGCTGGGTGCGCTGCGTTGCAAGCTGGGCGAAGATCTTAATCTGTACACCACCGAGTGGGCACCACTGTGGGTGGTGGACTTCCCGATGTTCGAGCAGACCGATGATGGCGCCTGGACATCTCTGCATCATCCCTTTACCCGCCCTGCCTGTACTCCGGAAGAGCTGAAAGCAGACCCGGAAAATGCGCTTTCGCAGGCCTATGATATGGTACTTAATGGCACTGAGCTGGGTGGTGGCTCCATTCGTATCCACAACCCTGATATGCAGCGCTCGGTTTTCCACGTATTGGGTATCAGTGATGAAGAAGCTGACGAGAAGTTCGGCTTTTTGATTGATGCCCTGCAATACGGTTGTCCGCCTCATGGTGGCCTGGCATTTGGTCTGGATCGATTGATCATGCTGTTAACTGGCAGTAAATCCATTCGTGACGTCATTGCTTTCCCGAAAACACAGACAGCTGCTTGTGTGATGACTGATGCGCCGGGAAGTGTGGATAGCAAACAGCTACGAGAGCTGAATATTAAATTGCGGGAAAAACCTGCAGAAAGCTAA
- a CDS encoding transglycosylase SLT domain-containing protein → MMIYTVFLGWPVTGTANEDVDQELLALLKHNVSAADSFEDRFDAEVWLMAKSSQLERYIPNTAKRLKLLRNIHREATRAGLSPEVVLAVIEVESHFDSYAVSRAGALGMMQVMPFWKNEIGRPDDNLINPLTNLRYGCTILKYYLDKEKGRLADALARYNGSYGQYWYPERVLLAWEQRWR, encoded by the coding sequence ATGATGATATATACCGTTTTTTTAGGCTGGCCAGTAACCGGCACTGCCAACGAAGATGTGGATCAGGAACTGCTTGCCCTGTTGAAACATAATGTATCAGCCGCCGACAGTTTTGAAGACCGCTTCGATGCCGAAGTCTGGCTGATGGCAAAGTCCAGCCAGCTTGAACGCTATATCCCTAATACCGCCAAGCGTCTCAAACTGCTGCGAAACATCCACCGCGAAGCCACTCGTGCAGGCCTTTCTCCGGAGGTGGTATTGGCTGTGATTGAGGTGGAGAGCCATTTCGACTCCTACGCGGTGTCCCGAGCCGGTGCACTCGGTATGATGCAAGTGATGCCTTTCTGGAAAAATGAAATTGGCCGCCCGGATGACAACCTGATCAATCCCCTGACCAACCTCCGCTACGGCTGCACCATTCTCAAATACTACCTCGACAAGGAAAAAGGCAGACTCGCCGACGCACTCGCCCGCTACAACGGCAGCTACGGACAATATTGGTATCCAGAGAGGGTCTTGCTGGCCTGGGAGCAACGCTGGCGCTAG